One stretch of Danio rerio strain Tuebingen ecotype United States chromosome 6, GRCz12tu, whole genome shotgun sequence DNA includes these proteins:
- the uqcrc1 gene encoding cytochrome b-c1 complex subunit 1, mitochondrial (The RefSeq protein has 2 substitutions compared to this genomic sequence) — protein MVPSMWRISRALTKAGYPLRLSLRRGQASVSYAQSLLGAPETRLTTLDNGLRIASEETNQPTCTVGLWIGCGSRFETEKNNGAGFFLEHMAFKGTKKHPQSALEQAVESMGGHLNAYTSREHTAYYMKTLSKDLPKAVELLAEVVQSLSLSEAEMEQQRTVALRELEEIEGSLQDVCLDLLHATAFQGTALSHSVFGPSANIRTLTRNDLLEYINCHFKAPRMVLATAGGVSHDEVVSLAKQHLGGISFEYEGDAVPVLSPCRFTGSEIRMRDDAMPLAHIAIAVEGPGAASPDIVPLMVANSIIGSYDITFGGGKHLSSRLAQRAAELNLCHSFQTFYSSYSDTGLLGIYFVTEKLKIEDMMHWAQNAWINVCTTVTESDVARAKNALRASLVGQLNGTTPVCDEIGRHILNYGRRIPLAEWDARIEAVTPSVVRDVCSKYIYDKCPAVSAVGPIEQLPDYNRMRSAMFWLRF, from the exons ATGGTTCCCTCTATGTGGCGGATCAGTCGAGCTCTTACTAAAGCTGGCTAC CCTCTGCGCCTTTCTTTAAGACGTGGACAGGCCTCTGTATCTTATGCTCAGAGCCTACTAGGAGCTCCAGAAACTCGGCTCACTACCCTAGACAATGGCTTGAGGATTGCATCTGAGGAGACTAACCAGCCAACGTGCACG GTTGGCCTTTGGATTGGTTGTGGGAGCAGATATGAGACTGAGAAGAATAATGGAGCTGGGTTTTTCTTGGAGCACATGGCATTTAAA GGCACTAAGAAGCACCCTCAGTCTGCTCTTGAACAGGCAGTGGAGTCTATGGGGGGTCACCTGAATGCTTACACCTCTCGGGAACATACTGCTTACTACATGAAGACTCTTTCCAAGGACCTACCTAAAG cggtGGAGCTGTTGGCAGAAGTAGTACAGAGCTTATCTTTGAGTGAggctgagatggagcagcagagGACTGTGGCACTAAGAGAGCTGGAAGAGATAGAGGGCAGCTTGCAGGATGTTTGCCTGGATCTGCTCCATGCTACGGCCTTCCAGGGTACTGCTCTTAGCCATAGTGTTTTTGGTCCTTCTGCCAATATCAG GACACTCACACGTAATGATTTGCTGGAGTACATCAATTGCCATTTTAAAGCACCTCGCATGGTCCTGGCCACAGCAGGAG GAGTGAGTCACGATGAGGTTGTGTCTTTGGCCAAGCAGCATTTAGGGGGAATTTCTTTTGAATATGAGGGTGATGCAGTACCTGTTCTGTCCCCGTGCCGTTTTACTGGGAGTGAG ATTCGCATGCGGGACGATGCAATGCCTCTAGCACACATTGCTATTGCAGTAGAGGGACCTGGAGCTGCAAGTCCTGATATTGTGCCATTAATGGTTGCCAATTCCATCATTGGTAGTTATGACATCACATTCGGGGGTGGAAAG CACTTAAGTAGTCGACTGGCTCAACGGGCTGCAGAGCTGAACCTGTGTCACAGTTTCCAGACCTTCTACTCCTCATACAGCGATACTGGACTGCTGGGAATTTATTTCGTAACAGAGAAACTTAAAATCGAAGACATGATGCATTGGGCTCAGAATGCCTG GATAAATGTATGCACCACAGTGACCGAGAGTGATGTGGCTCGAGCTAAGAATGCTTTGAAGGCTAGCTTAGTGGGACAGCTCAATG GAACTACACCTGTTTGTGATGAAATTGGCAGGCACATACTAAATTACGGTCGGCGCATCCCGTTGGCAGAGTGGGATGCCAGAATCGAG GCTGTGACTCCCAGTGTTGTCCGCGATGTCTgttctaaatatatatatgacaaatgtCCAGCTGTGTCTGCAGTCG GACCAATTGAGCAGCTGCCGGACTATAACAGAATGAGGAGTGCTATGTTCTGGCTTCGGTTTTAA